The DNA region TAACCTTCCACTTTTGTTTTCTTCCGGAACAAGTAATTTACCGCTTTGTTAATTGGATTTCAGAATTCGCCTTCTGCATATAGAAAAAGGGTATTATCAAACCCAAATAATGCAGTAGTGACTCCTTTACTTGTTTGTTATTTTCCCAATTTTTTGGTTGCATTGTCCATTGTTACATATCCTCGGAACCCGAAATTTTTTCAATAACCCTCCAATATGACTCCCGTATCGTTCTCATATCGCGATATGGGAACGATACGGGAATCTCATCCGCCGCATATCGCAAAAAAACAGGAATTGATTAACAAATATTTAGTAGCAGAAAAAGAATAAAATCACCAGAGATTTTTTTTATCGCTTTCTGGTGTTATATACATTCATAGTGAAATGTATATAAGCTATTTGAGGTATAAGATTTTAGCGGAAAACGCGCTATCCCCGCTTTGCACCTTCCAGAAATAAACTCCGGAGCTCACTTGTTTGCCGTTGTTATCTTTTCCGTTCCAGTTTATGGTGTAATTTCCCTGAGGAATCAATTCCTTTTGCCAGGTTTTAACTAACTGCCCTTTCAGGTTCAGAATAGCGATATCCGCCTGGCAATTTTTAGCTGCTGTAAGTGACAGACAAGTTGTTTTATTAAAGGGATTGGGGTAAGAAGTAAATTTTAGTGCTGCGGCAGGCGTTGTTTCATCCTGAACAGCCGTTCCTGAATGTTGCAAAAGCAAAGTTCCATTTACTTTAACAGCATTCCGATGGTGATGAGAATTATCTATAAATGCATACCAGTCCGCACCGCAAGGAATACTGAAAATTCCTGATGCTGAGTTTGCAGGACCTAAATGGTTATATCCTGAGCCAAAACTATCCAGTTGCCAAAAGAGGATATTATCGCTATCCATTACCAGATAAGCAACTTCTCCAGGTGACTGCACATATTTATAGTGCAGAGGTCTCACACCCAGCGAATAGATATCGTCAAATAAAGTAAGCCCGGTAATGTAATATCCGTCACTATTAAAAGTGGCGCTAAAGCGGTAGTCCTCAAGAGGATCAGCTGGAGGTGGTAATTCAGTTAAGGCAGGAACCGGCATAACTGAAGGAATTGTTAATATATACTGATAGGTTTCCCCGGCAACGGAATTAGTGATTAACTGAGTGTAAGTTCCCGCAATTTCGGGAAATAAGCCAAAATTGGTTTCAACTCGGGCACGAAAGTTTCTATCTTCTCCCACAACGAAAGTGGCAATTCCATTATTATCGGTATATTGTTCGCAATCAAAGCGGCTGCTGTCCACTAAAATTGCCAGAATTACTCTTGCTCCATCAACGGGCTGTAAATTGGCATCGGTAACTTGGATAACAATATTAGCAACACCTTCAGAATATCTATTGGTTACAGGAGTTAACAATCCGTCGGAACGAATATCAAAAACAGTGCCAAAGTCATAACCCCAGCCGTTTTCATAAACCAAAGGATTATCAATATAACCGTTCACAGGTTCCCAGGCAACCCAATATTCGTCCCAAAATTCATTCCAAGTGTGGTCTAAAGATAAGGATAAAACACTGGCACAGGGAATTAGAGCCAAACGCGCTACGGCGGAAGTTAAATCAGCATATTCTCCACAGCGTCCGATATGTTTAGTGATAATCCTCACCGGTTGATGAGGTCTTTCATTATTGGAAGTAAAGCTCATTAGTTGATTTATCCACCACTGAATTGTGCGTATAGCATCATTGCCGGTTCCGTCACGATTGAAAAGTGTCTGACATTGCATTAAAGTGTCCCGGAGCACGGGATAATCTCCTTCCTGAAGATTGTATAAATATCCGCGCCAGAATTTGCCCGTGGGAGGAGGAGCAATGTTATTGTTGTGCGAAGAATTGTTTTCTATAACAACCGGATTGATGTAAGCAGGAATTTCATCTGTTATCTTGAGATGAACGATAGACCAGTAGTAAAGTTCTCTGGGAACAGTAACTTGTTGCATTTCACCGGAAGCATCTTTCTTCCAGTAACGGGTTGTGGAATAATAATCTCCTCCGCTGAGGGCGTTTCCGGAATCTATAATTTCCACATAAGGCAGCTCCAGAGCAATGGAATAAAGCAATTGAGCATTCTCCGTAAAAAGCTCCGGTAAGGCATACTCGGAATTTAAATACTGCGGAGAAGAATTGGCAATGCAGAAAGATATCTCATCCACATAAGGGTCTTGCGTGTTAAGAATCAAATTTGCCCAAAGGGTTTGTTTATCAGTTTCCAGTTCTGCCAAAACGGATGCCAGCTCTGTCTGTAACCATTCGGGAGCTTTGTAAACAGCTTGAAATGCAGTTTCGGAAAGACATCCAGGAGCT from Candidatus Cloacimonas sp. includes:
- a CDS encoding FlgD immunoglobulin-like domain containing protein, whose protein sequence is MKNLSVIFLVLISVTLFATDRGLTVSEIPVSDEVTSISTPVESLIIKEPVAAAEEFSAARDWDTLEELDLRFRLPAKGQYGMQFMDFSLSGQPFGAPGCLSETAFQAVYKAPEWLQTELASVLAELETDKQTLWANLILNTQDPYVDEISFCIANSSPQYLNSEYALPELFTENAQLLYSIALELPYVEIIDSGNALSGGDYYSTTRYWKKDASGEMQQVTVPRELYYWSIVHLKITDEIPAYINPVVIENNSSHNNNIAPPPTGKFWRGYLYNLQEGDYPVLRDTLMQCQTLFNRDGTGNDAIRTIQWWINQLMSFTSNNERPHQPVRIITKHIGRCGEYADLTSAVARLALIPCASVLSLSLDHTWNEFWDEYWVAWEPVNGYIDNPLVYENGWGYDFGTVFDIRSDGLLTPVTNRYSEGVANIVIQVTDANLQPVDGARVILAILVDSSRFDCEQYTDNNGIATFVVGEDRNFRARVETNFGLFPEIAGTYTQLITNSVAGETYQYILTIPSVMPVPALTELPPPADPLEDYRFSATFNSDGYYITGLTLFDDIYSLGVRPLHYKYVQSPGEVAYLVMDSDNILFWQLDSFGSGYNHLGPANSASGIFSIPCGADWYAFIDNSHHHRNAVKVNGTLLLQHSGTAVQDETTPAAALKFTSYPNPFNKTTCLSLTAAKNCQADIAILNLKGQLVKTWQKELIPQGNYTINWNGKDNNGKQVSSGVYFWKVQSGDSAFSAKILYLK